The proteins below are encoded in one region of Salmo salar chromosome ssa02, Ssal_v3.1, whole genome shotgun sequence:
- the LOC101448021 gene encoding GSK-3-binding protein isoform X1, giving the protein MPCRKENYILLEQSVTVDSKEVDALVTKIGEALQLHNNSTNQKTMCLHGLTSNCSSSNITKQANNNNGVALQKRTGCCIRLRNRRQRSNRTSPYSFPGSSNQEWDNFKRWDRKGINAAVEKDDPHQLLQELILSGNLIKEAVRRLQFSTTECVDISDNLKC; this is encoded by the coding sequence ATGCCTTGTCGAAAGGAGAACTACATCCTCTTGGAGCAGTCTGTTACCGTCGATTCAAAAGAAGTGGACGCGTTGGTCACGAAAATCGGCGAGGCGCTGCAGCTTCACAACAATAGTACTAATCAAAAGACGATGTGTCTCCACGGTCTCACCAGCAACTGCAGCAGTAGTAACATCACCAAACAAGCCAACAACAACAATGGCGTGGCCCTGCAAAAACGTACCGGGTGCTGCATACGGCTTCGAAACCGGAGGCAACGTAGTAACAGAACTAGTCCATACAGCTTCCCTGGCTCAAGTAACCAGGAGTGGGACAATTTCAAACGTTGGGACCGAAAGGGGATCAACGCAGCTGTCGAGAAGGACGACCCACATCAGTTACTTCAGGAATTAATATTGTCTGGGAATCTAATCAAAGAAGCAGTCAGGCGGCTGCAGTTCTCTACGACGGAGTGTGTGGATATTTCGGACAATCTGAAATGCTGA